The Candidatus Neomarinimicrobiota bacterium sequence TCACGACGTTGAACGTAACGGAGACCGGATGCCTGGGCGTCGCCATGCTTGCCTGTGCCGCGGACACGGGAAAATCGATTCGTGAATTAGCGTCCAAGTGGGTCCGACCATTGTCAACAGTTCATCCGCAGCCTGAACATAAGAAGTGGTACGATGAAAGGTTCAAATTATATCGCACCCTTTATCATATCGTTCGGGAGATTCCCCTTTAGCTGAACAGGTCTACTTGGGATTAGCTTGTGCCCTTTGTTCAGTAGCTGATTTCCTGAACGGCATTTTCCCTGTGGGACGCAAAGGCGGTAGTATATACACGATGGCTACAAGAGATATCCCGGGAATGGGCGCGGGCAAAGCAATGAGCGCCGTCACTGGTAAGCTCTTGAATGATTTTGGAAATGACAATATAGCGATCCAGCGCATTGTTAGATGTAGCCGTACTCCCTGTATCTGCACGGGAAAATAGTACCCTGTCTATATTAGGTGATCCCGCCAAAGACCAACAAATAATAAAACGAAAGGCTTAAGAATTGACTTGGCTTGCATTCATAAGTAACATAGCCAACAATGAAAGATAACGGAAAAGGATTGGATTTGAAAAGTACGGTAGACCGACGGGGTGAGATCGTCCGGATCATCAACGAGAGTGGTAAGGTCAAAGTTGAAGAACTGAGGGAGCTCTTCAGTGTCTCGGCGGTAACTATCCGGAATGACCTGAACTACCTGGAGGGCAAGGGTCTGATTCACCGTGTATATGGGGGAGCTCTTATTCGGGATTATGTGGCCTATGACACCACCCTCATTGAGAAGGCCAAAATACACAGTGAAGAAAAAAGGCGCATTGGTGCCAAGGCCGCAGAGATGGTTTTCGACGGTGATTCCATCATTCTTGACTCCGGGACCACCACCCTAGAGGTTGCCAGAAACATCAAGGACCGGAAAGACCTGACTGTAATAACGAACGCTGTGAATATAGCCACTGTGCTGGCCGGCTATCCTGATATCACCGTGATGTTGACAGGAGGGAGACTACGGAAAAGGTCGTTCTCCCTTGTTGGTCCGCAAGCCGAAATCGCCCTGCGGGAATTTTATTTTGATAAGTTGTTCTTGGGAGCCGATGGCTACGATTTGGAGGTAGGCCTGACAACCCCCAATCAGTTAGAAGCCCACTTGAACAAAGTAATGGTAGACGTAGCCAAGGAGACCATCATGGTAGCGGACTCAAGCAAGTTTGGACGAAAGAGTCTATGCCGAATCTGTGGGCCCGACACAATTAAAAAAATTATCACCGATGCCGGTATCGATAAGGAATACTACGACAGGCTAACGGAGTTGGGCATCGAGGTCATTGTGGCCTAGTGGAATGCCTCGCGGTGCCCATGACGACCCTGGCCCTGGTGAATACTATCCTTCCTTCGCTGATCATTTATGCTGTCATCACCTATTCCATTATAATTACGGGGATGGTCTTTGCCGTCACAGCTATTTATCTGATTGCCGAATAGCCGATGGGAAGCGCACACATGGCGAGAGCTCGCTGGTGAGTTAAAGAATCTCGAGCTGACCGGCA is a genomic window containing:
- the agaR gene encoding transcriptional repressor AgaR yields the protein MKSTVDRRGEIVRIINESGKVKVEELRELFSVSAVTIRNDLNYLEGKGLIHRVYGGALIRDYVAYDTTLIEKAKIHSEEKRRIGAKAAEMVFDGDSIILDSGTTTLEVARNIKDRKDLTVITNAVNIATVLAGYPDITVMLTGGRLRKRSFSLVGPQAEIALREFYFDKLFLGADGYDLEVGLTTPNQLEAHLNKVMVDVAKETIMVADSSKFGRKSLCRICGPDTIKKIITDAGIDKEYYDRLTELGIEVIVA